Within the Medicago truncatula cultivar Jemalong A17 chromosome 4, MtrunA17r5.0-ANR, whole genome shotgun sequence genome, the region TTTTCAGAAAATGTAGAGCAATGAGCAAAGGTACAACGGCTcaaaaagggaaaagaaaagagcaattgaaaaaagataaattggGAGGAGCCCTCAAGAGTCAAGAGGAAGGATACGATGCATATACTTTGCCATAgttttttatctttgttttttctttctcaactAGTGAGACAGTTTTTCtgtattttgttttcattttatatctttcctatttttgtcatttttatttttatattataactCTGTTTTATCATGAGATTATTATTAATACAAGAAACAgagtattttgaattttaatttgtgACCTTGAGCTTGTAATCCAAAATCTTGTATTTTTATTGTACTTAAGTTGAATCAAAACAAGAGACttgtataataaaattaatccaatgaatgttatttattttatgactgAAATCTAATGAGTGttattatttatcaatttttataagAGAACAAAAtagattaatataaaaaaatgaacaaagttAGGGTATTACAAACttgaaataaactaaaaataacagcaaaacaaaagcaaagaaaCACAACGATAAAAACACTAGCAAATACATTAGATCTTAAACTGGTTGGCGATGAAGTGACCAAAATACAAAGATATCATAGTGACTTTCGATGGGGGCGTTAGACGACCAATTTTGCAAGTGAGGTCGCAATCAGTGGGGAAAGATTTAGAGGCCGTGATGCCTAAGGCATGTTTACATAGGCATAAGTGAATTCTTTTGTTGGTACGAGAACCTTTAAGACCAAGGAAAAACTTGAGATTACCTACGTCTTTGATGCAAAAGGATGAATAGAAAAGACTTTTAATAAcattgatttatgtggagttcATTGTGAGAACAATGTCGTCTACGTAAACTAGCAGAATAGTGAAGGAATGAGAAGATGATTTGATTAACAAGGAGTGATCATATTCTGAATGATGGTATCCAATAATGATAATTGCAGAAGACAATTTAATAAACCATTGCCTACTTGCTTGACATAGACCAAAAGGGGGTTTGTTGAGACAACATGCTTGATTAGAAGAGGTAGGCATGAGACCTGATGCCAACTCCATCCAATTGTTGAAGAATCCTTCCTTTAGCAACTACAATGGAAAGTAAAAGACATACAATAGTTATTTTAGCAACAAGTGAGAAGGTATCAAGAGAGTTTACCCCTTCTTGTCGAGTGTAGTCTTTGACCATAAGGAATGTTTTAAAGCGTTCTATAGTGCCATTAACTTTATGTTTGATACGATACTCCCATTTGCAACCAATCACAACTTTATCTTTAGATAAGGCGGTTAGTGACCAAGCATTTTTAGTTGTAATGGCTCGAAGTTTGTTGGTCATGGCATTAATCCCTTTTTGTAATTTGATAGCCTACTTATAGGTTTGCGTTCAATAGCATTGGAAATGGAAAATGTGTAATGAAGATTAGatagaaataatttatgataaGATAGTACAAAGTGTAAAAGATACATCAAATTGGGTGTATAAGAGGATAGTTGAGTTTCACGATGACAATGAAAATCTTAGAGACAGTTAAGAGCCTTTATAGTTTTAGTGGATCGTCTGAGTTTGGTTGTGTCAAAAGTTAGTTTTTGGTAAGGATTGAGAATATTTTACGATGAAAGGTCACAAGTTATGGTAGGTCTGAAGTTCAAGGATTAGAGATGGGTTTAGTGTAATTTGTTTTGGTGCATTATGCAGAATCAACAAGGTCATTGAACAGAAAAATTGAATAATCTTGGATTTGTACAATCAATActaagaaaaataatcaataatttcAACATAAGCAAAAGTAGATTCATGAAAAAATAGCATTTCTTGTAATGAAAACTTATCTAGTAGATAGATCAAAGACAAGATAACCTTTTGTACCAAATTTGAATCTCAAGAAGATCCATTTTATTGCTCGTGGATCAATTTTAGTACAATGTTGTTCCAAGGTAGAAACAGAAAAGTCAGAGGTTTATCATACACCATTTCAAAAGGAGTCTGATTTTGCAAAATAGGAATGGGTAATATATTGATTAGATAAACAACATGAGTCATTGCATAAAGATCATAAAGCAATTCGAAAGGAGTTTTATGTTATCATAGTCGTTGTCTTTCGCGGATGAACTACTccgttgttttttttatttttcttgattaagaCCATTTTCTTCTTGTGGGCCTTCATATTATACATGGTGTTATCTAGTGTTTGTTCTTTATGACAATGTCATCGAGGCGGTGACGCGTCATGGTTTTTGGGACCTTCTACTTCGTGTCTTCTTGGAGATGGAAAACACCGATAAAGGAAACTTTTGTATCAGTTGACTTGCCTATTGAATGGTGAATTTCTAGTTTATGGATCCACCATGTTAGACATTAGAGTCACCATGTTAGACATTTTGTAACCGGCATAATAATGGGATCCTAATGCATTGGTAAATCTTACTGAGGGCTCCACAGTGGGCGTCAATGTTCACGCGTGAACACACAAAATGGATCATCAAAGTCGATGATGTAATCTTCACATCTCTAGTCATACGCTCCTTCTTCAGGCGAGGAAGGTGTACTTGCAAAGACACCATGATGCCAAAGTAAGATAAGACATACCTTGACACGAATATGAAAACGGATAACAAGTCATCATACTTAGGGGTGAACcccttatttatatattatatgcacTCATATACACTTAATCTTGTTACTATTTTCACTCTAGTGATTGTTGAGGTCGTTACTAGATATGTGTTGTTTGTCACCgtaaaaaattatcaagataGCCACTTACACATATTTATTTGATATACGCTCCTTGGTGTTAGAAGCATGTCAGTGCTTATAAACTCCTTATATGTTGGTGTGTTAGTTTTTTGGGATGACATTGGGGTTGTTTTCAGTTTCTACACTATGTCATTTTGTTATGCTAAAATGGACACATCATAAATTCTCTTCATTCATACTTCACAATCGGGtgtattttctctttttaaagtCGATTTCCTTAGTGGATAATCCATAATGTTTTAGTTTGTCTTCTAAGGCCCGTATCATTACAAGTTATATATGACATATTACACTTGTTGTGCATTCCAATGATTTTAAGGCCAGCAAAGACCGACCTAGAACTTtagaaaaagatgaataattAATTGATCATGAAATATCATATTTTAGTTAAATTTAGAATCACTAACATATTTGTTAGttatatacttttttatgttatttattatcAACCTATTAACAATACACAATCCTTCATTCATACAAAGACGTTCTTTTAATATGCTCCCTTCAGActctattataaacaaaaaatgattttttagattttttgaaTAACTAATATATTCGGTTtgtaatataaatcaaatatattagttatacaaggaatttaaaaagtgaaatgTTGATCGGAGAGAGTTATATTATGGTTATagtaattttaatatattataataatgtttaatatatattattgctaccatttaaaattttaaaaagcaCTCTTAAGAAAGGGAAAATTTGTAAAATGTAAAAGTAAAAGGGCCAAGCTAAAAATTTATCGGAACAAAAGCGAACGAGAAAGGCTCGGGAGGTTCATTTTGTCTTTGGCACCATCCTCCGCAGAATCAAAATTCCCATCAAACGATGACGAACATCCTGCTACGCACGGCGAGTCGCGGTGGTTCCCTACGCGCCACCCTCATCCGCCGGTTCTCCACTGATGCATTGGTTGAGTCCAAACCCGGCGAGATCGGTTTGGTTTCTGGAATCCCACAAGAACACCTTCGTAGAAGGGTATTATGCTttaaatttttcgttttttttttttcttccggtTTTTCATTCcccaattttattatatttgtttcattATTATGGTAGaataaaagtttttattttttatatgtagtATAATTgttttagattcaattgaagttttgttttgttgaaattttgcaaaataattgATGCATCATTAGATCCTATGTAATGGACTTAGCTTAACCGGCAATGCCGATATTGTCAGGCTGGACACCTTCACCCGGGTTCCAAGCCGGGACTTTGCAGTTGTCTGCGTGAGTTTTAGGTGGTGTTTATCACTTcatttaaagacaaaaaaataattgaccTGTTAAACACCTGTTAACAATTGAAATTCAATTAGGCGTTTAGCTTATACTTGCAATGTGATGGCAGGTTTTGATTTACTCACCTGCTAGAACTGCTGGTCAACAAGGATCTGGGAATGTTGGAAGATGGAGGATCAACTTCTTATCAACCCAGAAGTAAATTCTCTCtgtttatcatttttctttcactgcttgtttagatattgttttaCTAGTTTTAGAACTcgaattatttattatttttccctAACAAGTTTGATGTTTCTGCGCTGGATATCTGTTGTCTGGATTAGGATTCTCTCATGTAGGAAAAACACTAGGAAATAATGTGGAATATCTATATCATTGAAATATAATGGGTGAAGagttttgaaatttataataatgaaGAGTTGAGATTTGAAACTTAagaaaatttgagagaaaaaaaatggagaggatGCATTTCCCTG harbors:
- the LOC11410447 gene encoding NADH dehydrogenase [ubiquinone] iron-sulfur protein 4, mitochondrial: MTNILLRTASRGGSLRATLIRRFSTDALVESKPGEIGLVSGIPQEHLRRRVLIYSPARTAGQQGSGNVGRWRINFLSTQKWENPLMGWTSTGDPYSHVGDSALDFDTEEAAKEFAERHGWEYVVKKHHTPLLKVKLYADNFKWKGPPKAAEAEQ